From Planococcus halocryophilus, the proteins below share one genomic window:
- a CDS encoding anti-sigma factor, translating into MMTNIDCDYLVDYLNGTLTAEENQQFEHHLKTCKECQEIIEATGQLPYLADPVEPPTDMKARILSNVFDEKVEQNNHLKDQPIDQPKALKPAMSPIPIHKKRRKENVWKPLLAAVLLMSLLGNGYAFFQLSDQQPGTETAMQSIELQPNATFTGSATAAIIEEEGLLNLVVQADRLAELEASQVYQVWLIKDGKPIPAGAFSPNPNGEGASYYQLETTSNEWDTIAITLEPKTGNELPEGEIVLSSEI; encoded by the coding sequence ATGATGACTAATATAGATTGTGATTATTTAGTAGATTACTTAAATGGAACATTAACAGCAGAAGAAAATCAGCAATTTGAACACCATTTAAAAACATGTAAGGAATGCCAGGAAATAATAGAAGCAACTGGTCAGCTCCCTTATCTTGCAGATCCGGTGGAACCACCAACAGATATGAAAGCACGTATTTTGTCTAATGTATTTGATGAAAAAGTAGAACAAAATAATCACTTGAAAGATCAACCAATAGATCAACCAAAAGCATTGAAACCAGCAATGTCTCCAATACCAATTCATAAAAAGAGACGTAAAGAAAATGTCTGGAAACCGCTTCTTGCAGCTGTTTTGTTAATGTCGCTATTAGGTAATGGCTATGCCTTTTTCCAACTTTCAGACCAACAACCTGGTACTGAAACCGCGATGCAATCAATCGAACTCCAACCAAATGCAACATTTACAGGATCTGCAACGGCAGCGATAATTGAAGAAGAAGGTTTGTTAAATCTAGTCGTCCAAGCAGACCGATTAGCTGAATTAGAAGCCAGTCAAGTTTACCAAGTATGGCTGATCAAAGATGGCAAGCCGATACCAGCAGGTGCATTTTCACCTAATCCAAACGGAGAAGGCGCAAGTTATTACCAACTAGAAACCACTTCAAATGAGTGGGATACTATTGCAATTACACTCGAACCTAAAACAGGAAATGAGTTACCTGAAGGTGAAATTGTATTAAGTTCAGAAATTTAA